The following are encoded in a window of Rissa tridactyla isolate bRisTri1 chromosome 3, bRisTri1.patW.cur.20221130, whole genome shotgun sequence genomic DNA:
- the EEF1A1 gene encoding elongation factor 1-alpha 1: MGKEKTHINIVVIGHVDSGKSTTTGHLIYKCGGIDKRTIEKFEKEAAEMGKGSFKYAWVLDKLKAERERGITIDISLWKFETSKYYVTIIDAPGHRDFIKNMITGTSQADCAVLIVAAGVGEFEAGISKNGQTREHALLAYTLGVKQLIVGVNKMDSTEPPYSQKRYEEIVKEVSTYIKKIGYNPDTVAFVPISGWNGDNMLEPSSNMPWFKGWKVTRKDGNASGTTLLEALDCILPPTRPTDKPLRLPLQDVYKIGGIGTVPVGRVETGVLKPGMVVTFAPVNVTTEVKSVEMHHEALSEALPGDNVGFNVKNVSVKDVRRGNVAGDSKNDPPMEAAGFTAQVIILNHPGQISAGYAPVLDCHTAHIACKFAELKEKIDRRSGKKLEDGPKFLKSGDAAIVDMIPGKPMCVESFSDYPPLGRFAVRDMRQTVAVGVIKAVDKKAGGAGKVTKSAQKAQKAK; the protein is encoded by the exons ATGGGAAAGGAGAAGACCCACATCAACATCGTCGTCATCGGCCACGTCGATTCTGGCAAGTCCACCACCACCGGCCACCTCATCTACAAATGCGGTGGTATCGACAAGAGGACCATCGAGAAGTTCGAGAAGGAAGCCGCCGAG atgGGCAAAGGTTCCTTCAAATATGCCTGGGTcttggacaagctgaaagctgaACGTGAGCGTGGTATTACTATTGATATTTCCCTGTGGAAATTCGAAACAAGCAAATACTACGTCACCATCATTGatgctcctggacacagagacTTCATTAAGAACATGATTACTGGAACTTCTCAG GCTGATTGTGCTGTCCTGATTGTTGCTGCTGGTGTTGGTGAGTTCGAGGCTGGTATTTCCAAGAACGGGCAGACCCGTGAGCATGCCCTTCTGGCCTACACCCTGGGTGTAAAACAGCTGATTGTTGGTGTCAACAAGATGGATTCCACCGAGCCACCTTACAGCCAGAAGAGATATGAAGAGATTGTCAAAGAAGTCAGCACTTACATCAAGAAAATTGGCTACAACCCAGACACTGTAGCATTTGTGCCAATTTCTGGTTGGAACGGAGACAACATGTTGGAGCCGAGCTCTAAC ATGCCCTGGTTCAAGGGGTGGAAGGTTACCCGGAAGGATGGCAATGCCAGTGGAACAACCCTCCTTGAAGCTTTGGACTGCATCCTACCACCAACTCGTCCAACTGACAAACCTCTGCGTCTGCCTCTTCAAGATGTCTACAAAATTGGCG GCATTGGTACTGTACCAGTTGGCCGTGTGGAAACTGGCGTTCTGAAGCCAGGCATGGTGGTTACGTTTGCCCCTGTCAATGTCACAACTGAAGTGAAATCTGTCGAGATGCACCACGAAGCCCTGAGCGAAGCTCTGCCTGGTGATAACGTTGGCTTCAATGTTAAGAACGTGTCTGTGAAGGATGTTCGCCGTGGCAATGTTGCTGGTGACAGCAAGAACGATCCTCCAATGGAAGCTGCTGGCTTCACTGCACAG GTTATTATCCTGAACCACCCTGGCCAAATTAGCGCTGGTTATGCCCCTGTGCTGGATTGCCATACTGCTCACATTGCATGCAAATTTGCTGAGCTCAAAGAGAAGATCGATCGTCGTTCCGGCAAGAAGCTGGAGGATGGCCCCAAATTCCTGAAATCTGGAGATGCTGCCATCGTTGATATGATCCCTGGCAAACCCATGTGTGTGGAGAGCTTCTCCGATTATCCTCCTCTGG GTCGTTTTGCTGTGCGTGACATGAGACAGACGGTTGCTGTTGGTGTCATCAAGGCAGTTGACAAGAAGGCCGGTGGAGCTGGCAAGGTCACAAAGTCTGCCCAGAAGGCCCAGAAGGCTAAATGA